The Flavobacterium johnsoniae genomic sequence GTCCAGTTATCAATAACCAATTGGTCATCAATATACATTCTGATTCCGTCATCAGAACTTAAACCTAACCATCCGTCAAGTGCTTGATCTGATTTTAAGAATCCTGTCCATCTGATAGAAAAATCATCTACGTTAACACCATCACCAGGAGCCCAAGGCCAGTCAAACTCTAATTGACTGTCGATACGAGTCAACGCTGGAGTTCCTTCTAATTCTCTATTATTGAAATATTCTCCTTTTAATCCGTTTTGAGATTCGTCTGGAGTAAATAAATATTTAGATGGAATAATTTGTCCTTTTACAATTAATGGAACACCTTCCTCATAAACTACATTAGCTGTTTTTCCAACCAATTCTTTAACTCCCTCAAAAACAGTTACTCCAACACTATTTTTAGGAGCATAACCTCCCATTCTTGAAGCATTTGCATTTGGTCCGATAACCGCAATATTTTTCAAGTTTTTGCTTAAAGGCAAAGTGTTGTTTTCATTTTTCAATAAAACCATCGATTTCTGAGCAGCCTCTAAAGCAACTGCTTGATTTTCTTTAGTATGAAAACGCTCTTTAATTAGATTTTTATCTGTGTACGGATTTTCAAATAATCCTAATAAGAATTTCAAACGTAAAACTGCTCCCGCCGCACGGTCAATATTTTCCATTGTCAATTTCTTTTCATTAACTAATTCAATAACTGTACTTTGCCAGAATTCGTTTGAAAAATCATAAAACTGCATATCAACACCAGCCGAAACCGCTTCTCTAATAGCATCTTTTGGGGAATCTGCCACTTTGTGAGTTGTTTGAATGTATTTAATAGCTCCCAAATCTGAAACTACAAGACCTTTAAAACCCCATTCGTTTCTCAAAACATCAGTCAATAACCAATGATTTGCTGCACAAGGAATTCCGTCTAACTCAGAATAAGCACACATTGTTCCTAAAGCACCGCCTTTTGTAAATGCTTTTTCGAAAGATGGCAAATGATCTTCTCTTGCAGAACGTTCTCCAACCAAAATCGGAGAAGAATTTCCTCCCGCTTGTGGAATACCATGAACTGCAAAGTGTTTTGGTTCTGCAATAATAGAACGATCTGATTTTAAATCGTCTCCTTGTAATCCTTTAATGAAAGCCAAACCAATTTCGCTATTCAGGAAAGCATCTTCACCAAAAGTTTCAGCAACACGTCCCCATCTTGGCTCGCGTCCTAAATCTAGGTTTGGTCCAAAACCAAAATGAACGCCATGAGCACGGGCTTCCATACCAATTACTTTACCCACTTTGTCCATCGTAGCAATATCCCAAGTTGCTCCAAGTCCAATATTCATTGGAAAAGCGGTACTTCCTTCGTCTAAATAGCCGTGAAGCATTTCACACATAATCAGCGCCGGAATTCCCCAACGGTTTCCTTTAATTACATTCGTTTGTAAATCATTGATCATTTTCGCTGAACGTGGATAAAGATCATGAATTGCTCCAATTCCTAACTTCCCGATTTTTTCTGCCGATTTAGATTTTGCAAAATCTTCTTTATCTTTAAAAAAATCTCCTCTGTACATATCCATCTGACGCACTTTTTCTTCAAGCGTCATACGGCTTAGCAAGTCTTGAACTCTCTCTTCTACTGGTAATTTCGCATCCTGATACGGATACTTTTTCTGGGCGTGGGTTTGGTTTAAAAAACCAACAGCCATTACAAAAATAATGGCCGTTTTCCTCATTCTTAATTGTAACATTGTTGTGTGTGTTTAGTTTTGAATCACTTTAAGTTTAGTTCCATTCACAAAAGCATCGTGCGAAATAAAAAAAGTATTAAGTGATTTTTCGTTTAGCTCAATCGAATTGATTTTTCCACCATTATTTTCTTGTCTTTCAATGATGATGCTTTCTTTTTTATAATATCTTGGATCTAATTTGATTGTCACTCTATGAAACATTGGCGTTGTAATGGTATAAATTGGATCCCCCGGCGATATTGGATAAATTCCCATCATCGAATACACCAACCAGGCCGACATGGTTCCGGTATCATCATTTCCTGGCAATCCTTTTGGTTCATTTTTGAAATATTCGCGAACCAATTTCTTTACCATATCCTGCGCTTTATATTCTTCGCCTTTCACATAATTAAATAAATACGGATTGGCAATGTCTGGTTCGTTTGCCATATCAAATTGTTTACTATCGAAGATTTTCTGCAATTGTGCCGAAAATGGTATATCACCGCCCATTAATTTTTTCAATCCGATAATGTCGTGAGGAACCATAAAAGCATATTGACATGCATTTCCTTCGATAAAACCAACATTTTCTTCAAAATTAGCTCCTGAATTTGGATCAAAAGGCTCGTACCATTTTCCGTCTGGCGTTCTTGGACGAAGTAAATTCAGATTTTTATCAAATAATTTTCTGTAGGATAAAGAACGTTCTTTAAAACGTTTTACATTGTCTTTATCCCCAAATTCGTTGGCCATAAGCGAAATAGAATAATCTGAAATATTGTATTCCTGAGTTGTAGAAACTGGGCCTTTGTTGTCGGTTGTTAAATATCCTTTTTTTATGTAATCTTTCAATCCAGGACGAAGCGGGTTATTTTCAATATTATCTGCGCCTTTCAACATCGCATAATAGGCTTTATTAACATCATAATCACGAATTCCTCTCATATAAGTATCTGTAATTACAATACTTGCAGGATCTCCAACCATAGTAAAAGTTTCAGTCGAATTCAGTTCCCATTTGGGTAACCAGCCGTTTTCATCAAACATATCCAACATACTTTTTACCATATCCGATTGCTGTTTTGGATAAACCAAAGACATTAACGGATGGACATTTCTATACGTGTCCCACAAAGAAAATACGGTATAACGAGTATCTTTGGTTTTAGCAATTTTAGTTCTTTTGATTACTGGATATTCTCCGTTAATATCATTTAAAGTGTTTGGGTGAATTAAAGTATGATACAAAGCCGTGTAGAAAATAGTGTTATCCTCTTTTGAACCGCCTTCAACCAAAATTTTAGAAAGTTCTTCGTTCCATTCGTTGTATGTTTCTTTGTAAATTGCGTCAAAAGATCTGTTACCCACTTCTTTTGCTAAGTTTTCTCGAGCATTTTCGATACTTACGTACGAAATTCCAATCTTCACTTCAACCGTTTCTTGTTTGTCGAATTTATATGTAAAATAACTTCCAATACTATCACCTACTACGGTTTTAATGGTATTTTCCATTATTCTCGCTTTTCCGTTGTAGCCCATCCATTGTGCTTCGACACCGTTGTATTTCGCAGGTTTTTTCCAAACCCCGAATTTATCGGCAGGTTTAGAAAATTGAGCCACAAAATAAACTGGGTAAGCATCTTCTGGACTGTTGTAACAAAATGAACCAACTGAACGCATTCCTTCAATTTCTGTAGAAGAAACGACTTTTACCATCGCGCCTTCTTCATTCGTTAATCCTAAACCAAGATTTAGCAAAATATTAGATTGCCCTTTCGGGAAAGTGAACCTGCTAATCCCAACTCGTTTTGAAGCAGTGAATTCTCCTTTTACTTTGTACTTGTCGATGTTT encodes the following:
- a CDS encoding glycoside hydrolase family 3 protein, producing MLQLRMRKTAIIFVMAVGFLNQTHAQKKYPYQDAKLPVEERVQDLLSRMTLEEKVRQMDMYRGDFFKDKEDFAKSKSAEKIGKLGIGAIHDLYPRSAKMINDLQTNVIKGNRWGIPALIMCEMLHGYLDEGSTAFPMNIGLGATWDIATMDKVGKVIGMEARAHGVHFGFGPNLDLGREPRWGRVAETFGEDAFLNSEIGLAFIKGLQGDDLKSDRSIIAEPKHFAVHGIPQAGGNSSPILVGERSAREDHLPSFEKAFTKGGALGTMCAYSELDGIPCAANHWLLTDVLRNEWGFKGLVVSDLGAIKYIQTTHKVADSPKDAIREAVSAGVDMQFYDFSNEFWQSTVIELVNEKKLTMENIDRAAGAVLRLKFLLGLFENPYTDKNLIKERFHTKENQAVALEAAQKSMVLLKNENNTLPLSKNLKNIAVIGPNANASRMGGYAPKNSVGVTVFEGVKELVGKTANVVYEEGVPLIVKGQIIPSKYLFTPDESQNGLKGEYFNNRELEGTPALTRIDSQLEFDWPWAPGDGVNVDDFSIRWTGFLKSDQALDGWLGLSSDDGIRMYIDDQLVIDNWTKGATSMVTVPKNIEKGKKYKVRIEMWEGGWGARAHFRWNLEKVNLQPAIEAAKKADVAIVVLGESNELVEENRDVASLDLFGIQQQLIEEIKKTGTPVVCVLLNGRPLSTNWIAENIPAVLEGWFPGEFGGRAVADVLFGDYNPAGRLPITVPKSVGQLPIYYNQKPSAIHKYVAESEHPLYSFGYGLSYTKFEYSNLKLNTTEIKPNGEVKVSVDVKNVGDRDGDEVVQLYINDVYSSTTTPEKTLKGFKRLNIKKGETKNVEFTLTKDELSLWNREMKRVVEPGDFEVMVGGNSTDLLKTKFKVLN
- a CDS encoding GH92 family glycosyl hydrolase, producing the protein MKTACILYMLFFSITIFAQEPADFVNPFIGTSNYGAAYPGPIAPRGMASISPFNVAGVKNTPMEKDSQWLSNPYVNENTFLTGFSQVNLSGVGCPELGVILLMPTTGAVEIDHLKYGSSYSNEVAKAAYYSVNIDKYKVKGEFTASKRVGISRFTFPKGQSNILLNLGLGLTNEEGAMVKVVSSTEIEGMRSVGSFCYNSPEDAYPVYFVAQFSKPADKFGVWKKPAKYNGVEAQWMGYNGKARIMENTIKTVVGDSIGSYFTYKFDKQETVEVKIGISYVSIENARENLAKEVGNRSFDAIYKETYNEWNEELSKILVEGGSKEDNTIFYTALYHTLIHPNTLNDINGEYPVIKRTKIAKTKDTRYTVFSLWDTYRNVHPLMSLVYPKQQSDMVKSMLDMFDENGWLPKWELNSTETFTMVGDPASIVITDTYMRGIRDYDVNKAYYAMLKGADNIENNPLRPGLKDYIKKGYLTTDNKGPVSTTQEYNISDYSISLMANEFGDKDNVKRFKERSLSYRKLFDKNLNLLRPRTPDGKWYEPFDPNSGANFEENVGFIEGNACQYAFMVPHDIIGLKKLMGGDIPFSAQLQKIFDSKQFDMANEPDIANPYLFNYVKGEEYKAQDMVKKLVREYFKNEPKGLPGNDDTGTMSAWLVYSMMGIYPISPGDPIYTITTPMFHRVTIKLDPRYYKKESIIIERQENNGGKINSIELNEKSLNTFFISHDAFVNGTKLKVIQN